From Candida dubliniensis CD36 chromosome 7, complete sequence, the proteins below share one genomic window:
- a CDS encoding mitochondrial membrane protein, putative (spliced gene): MGKLVGAPKGHDRYRDPKTHQITPALYRVRAPFFWRNTIALFAVSSIPLAVYLYTFKKMGDDDLGDIPIPPISDEELQKLKLEYENQK; encoded by the exons ATGGGTAAATTAGTAGGAGCACC aaaAGGTCATGATCGTTACAGAGATCCAAAAACTCATCAAATCACACCAGCCTTGTACAGGGTAAGAGCACCATTCTTTTGGAGAAATACTATTGCATTATTTGCTGTCAGTAGTATACCGTTAGctgtttatttatatacatTTAAGAAAATGGGAGATGATGATCTTGGTGATATTCCTATTCCACCAATCagtgatgaagaattacaGAAGTTGAAATTGGAATACGAAAACCAAAAATAG
- a CDS encoding dihydrolipoamide acetyltransferase component of pyruvate dehydrogenase complex, putative (Similar to S. cerevisiae PDA2), which produces MSALFAVSRSAMALRTIAPRSYTATSSSFLALARLYSSGKFPPHTVINMPALSPTMTQGNIQSWAKKVGDELTPGEAIAEIETDKASMDFEFQEEGYLAKILLDAGAKDVPVGQPIAVYVEDASEVAAFEDFTAADAGEAPKPAPAAAEEAPKKEEPKASTTTQAPASTGAPSSKKAPTDRIIASPFAKTIALEKGISLKGIKGSGPNGRIVAKDLEGVEPQAAAAAPATPAATTGAAPSATASYEDIPITSMRKTIASRLLQSTQQSPSYIIQSQISVSKLLKLRASLNATAEERYKLSINDLLIKAIARTCVRVPEVNAAWLGEQGVIRQYKNVDVSVAVATPTGLITPIVTNAESKGLAEISNQVKDLGKRAKVGKLLPEEFQGGTICISNLGMNHAVTAFTSIINPPQSAILAIGTTEKKAVPSEVNEQGFVFDDVITITGTFDHRVIDGALGGEWMKELKRIVENPLEMLI; this is translated from the coding sequence ATGTCTGCTTTATTTGCTGTTTCCAGATCAGCAATGGCTCTTCGTACCATTGCTCCAAGAAGTTATACTGCCACCTCTTCATCATTCTTAGCATTAGCAAGATTATATTCATCTGGCAAATTCCCACCACATACTGTTATCAACATGCCAGCATTATCCCCAACCATGACTCAAGGTAACATTCAATCTTGGGCCAAAAAAGTTGGTGATGAATTAACACCAGGTGAAGCAATTGCCGAAATTGAAACCGATAAAGCATCAATGGATTTTGAATTCCAAGAAGAAGGTTATTTGGCCAAGATTTTATTGGATGCTGGTGCTAAAGACGTTCCAGTTGGTCAACCAATTGCCGTTTACGTTGAAGATGCTAGTGAGGTAGCAGCATTTGAAGATTTCACTGCTGCTGATGCCGGAGAGGCACCAAAACCAGCACCTGCTGCTGCTGAAGAAGCcccaaagaaagaagaaccAAAAGCTTCTACCACCACTCAAGCTCCAGCTTCCACTGGAGCACCTTCTTCCAAAAAGGCACCAACCGACAGAATAATTGCATCGCCATTTGCTAAAACCATTGCTTTAGAGAAAGGTATTTCCTTGAAAGGCATTAAAGGGTCAGGTCCAAATGGTAGAATTGTTGCCAAGGATCTTGAAGGTGTTGAACCACAAGCTGCTGCTGCCGCTCCAGCTACTCCAGCTGCTACCACAGGTGCCGCACCAAGTGCCACTGCTTCTTACGAAGATATTCCAATTACTTCCATGAGAAAGACAATTGCTTCCAGATTATTACAATCTACCCAACAATCCCCATCATACATTATTCAGTCACAGATTTCCGTGtctaaattattgaaattacgTGCTTCATTGAATGCTACTGCCGAAGAAAGATACAAGTTATCtatcaatgatttattaatcaagGCTATTGCCAGAACCTGTGTTAGAGTTCCAGAAGTTAATGCTGCTTGGTTAGGCGAACAAGGTGTTATCAGACAATACAAGAACGTTGATGTttctgttgctgttgccaCCCCAACCGGATTAATCACTCCAATTGTCACTAATGCTGAATCTAAAGGTTTGGCTGAAATCTCCAACCAAGTTAAAGATTTGGGTAAGAGAGCCAAAGTTGGTAAATTGCTTCCAGAAGAATTCCAAGGTGGTACCATCTGTATTTCCAACTTGGGCATGAACCATGCTGTCACTGCCTTCACATCTATTATTAACCCACCACAATCTGCCATTCTTGCTATTGGCACTACTGAGAAGAAGGCTGTTCCAAGTGAAGTTAATGAACAAGGATTTGTGTTTGATGATGTTATCACTATTACTGGTACTTTTGATCACAGAGTTATTGATGGTGCCCTTGGTGGTGAATGGatgaaagaattgaagagaattgttgaaaatcCATTAGAAATGTTGATCTAA
- a CDS encoding vacuolar protein, putative: MSSKNKRYSYLSGSKNDHFNVENEIKKYHLDVSTFDVIRVNNFRNYNCSTLFWYFYMWVLIFLSFALLATDIYSCLNILVFHRWATDDYKPYAYSIAKWIFTGCIIFQFVLLLYHWIWTIHIARTRNIALVYLNSIAKRLYSIKYYDNFCLLNGINEGHFFDWCCFLTYYEIDNALQILVADTPRQVINVLTLRYYATGGELNNNILNNIEEIANTNLYLSVILSFMCLSVFIYAIFLLRFVFGMLCYIPLKIQLSNDGYKSFKDYCCHLINESIADAVRLHHKPKKVLLEQGILSEERIAQLPVLEDRPPRYNDYSKTFYRTDTSATKESTIPLNYMKDRSNSANNSRDDFGDNSKQRVYSPINDQTNGIGKRLSQLREKYTQPSYGIIEKSRSVDSVVDNEQSLYKSRQRSQASLLSEEQKDLMYKQPRSTSLTYDTSRAHVNNPPKRSITDISEQIGQQNLSSSFKPTRKPPTATLGFGIDENSQDINSLTTYDQPVQPLPKSYTQDHPHRHKYDDFAESITNPFGNSSSTYSGSVDDFSRSIKTDYPEGSVTPLYSQIKPLKKSATEPINSFELSYQTPSETKFKRSFTDEYPITEEDRLHSSQNESKMNNQEDYQQRESPTGTDIIDDFLEDLNAPPEKEPPYPVRGVSKYFDT; the protein is encoded by the coding sequence ATGAGTTCCAAAAACAAGAGATACAGCTATTTATCGGGATCAAAAAATGATCATTTCAATGTAGAAAATGAGATTAAAAAATACCATTTAGATGTATCGACATTTGATGTTATAAGAGTGAATAATTTCCGTAATTACAACTGTTCCACGTTGTTTTGGTATTTTTACATGTGGGTGTTAATCTTTTTATCATTTGCATTATTAGCCACAGATATCTATTCGTGTCTAAATATTCTTGTTTTCCACAGATGGGCTACTGACGATTACAAGCCATATGCATATTCCATTGCCAAATGGATTTTTACTGGCTGTATAATATTTCAGTTCGTGCTACTACTTTATCATTGGATATGGACCATACATATTGCAAGGACAAGAAACATTGCCTTGGTATATCTAAATTCCATAGCCAAAAGACTTTATCTGATAAAATATTATGacaatttttgtttacTAAACGGTATAAATGAAGGTCATTTTTTCGATTGGTGTTGCTTTTTAACATATTATGAGATAGACAATGCATTACAAATATTAGTGGCTGACACCCCAAGACAAGTTATTAATGTATTGACATTAAGATATTATGCCACTGGTGGAGAgttaaacaacaatattttgaataatattgaagaaattgccAATACAAACTTGTACTTATCTGTCATTTTGAGTTTCATGTGTTTGTCGGTATTCATCTATGCTATATTCTTGTTGAGATTTGTATTTGGGATGCTTTGTTACATCCcattaaaaattcaattgagtAATGATGGCTATAAAAGTTTCAAAGATTACTGCTGCCACTTGATTAACGAAAGCATTGCTGATGCTGTTAGATTGCATCACAAGCCAAAGAAAGTGTTATTGGAACAAGGTATATTATCAGAAGAGAGAATTGCCCAATTACCCGTGTTGGAAGACCGTCCACCTCGTTATAATGACTATTCAAAGACTTTTTACCGTACAGATACCAGTGCCACCAAGGAATCAACTATCCCATTGAATTATATGAAAGATAGATCAAATTCCGCCAATAATTCCAGAGACGATTTTGGAGACAACAGCAAGCAAAGAGTGTATTCACCCATTAATGATCAAACTAATGGTATTGGGAAGCGTCTAAGTCAATTGAGGGAGAAATATACTCAACCAAGTTATGGTATAATAGAGAAATCTAGATCAGTTGACTCCGTGGTGGACAATGAACAACTGCTTTACAAATCCAGACAACGATCACAGGCTTCGCTTTTAAGTGAGGAGCAAAAAGACTTGATGTACAAGCAACCACGATCAACGAGCTTAACATATGACACATCTAGAGCCCACGTAAACAACCCACCAAAACGGTCTATCACTGACATTTCAGAACAAATTGGCCAGCAGAATCTATCATCATCTTTCAAGCCCACGAGGAAACCCCCTACTGCAACGCTAGGGTTTGGGATCGACGAGAACAGTCAAGACATAAATTCTTTGACTACATATGACCAACCAGTACAGCCCTTACCGAAATCTTACACACAAGACCATCCACACAGACACAAATATGACGACTTCGCAGAACTGATAACAAACCCTTTTGGGAATTCAAGTTCAACATATTCAGGATCAGTGGATGATTTTTCAAGATCGATAAAAACAGATTATCCAGAAGGAAGCGTAACTCCGTTATACAGCCAGATTaaaccattgaaaaaatcagcAACAGaaccaattaattcatttgaaCTCTCATATCAAACACCACTGGAAACAAAGTTCAAACGTTCATTTACTGATGAGTACCCGATTACTGAAGAGGATAGATTACATTCTTCACAAAATGAAAGCAAAATGAACAACCAAGAAGACTACCAACAACGAGAAAGTCCTACAGGAACTGATATCATAGATGACTTTTTAGAAGACTTGAATGCCCCGCCAGAGAAGGAACCCCCTTATCCAGTAAGAGGAGTTTCGAAATACTTTGATACttag
- a CDS encoding tau subunit of RNA polymerase III transcription initiation factor complex (TFIIIC), putative (Similar to S. cerevisiae TFC7;~spliced gene), translating into MTIETIYIARHGYRSNWLPPPHPPNPTGIDSDPALAPHGVEQAKQLAAYLTSLPTQEKPEFIIASPFYRCIETSRPIAEMLDLKIALERGVGEWFRKNRDTKPIPGDYAQLRTFFDKLLIDEDTWPRDNLNVIPNVEGEDYDEIYDRAKLFWKKFIPEFERKFPEIKNVLVVTHAATKIALGSALLQLKSVTDVIDDNQTVLRAGACSLSKFVRDGENKTNHSIQWKIVMNGNCEFLTKGEEMNWDFRRGVEAGSAEDIAQRKAAEEALKKNEQTKSDGPITESATGAAEVDGNEDEFETFYVTIDIPSISNKIDNEEEVPSRTGQAPKFKNNIIKPSAQLQFTDLKDDHPLIKISNNTTSAQSSSSKNGFNNISHSSGVIDPSALIDGKIFQTDWNQLQGTELIFDENGQFIGKVKEHLTCNNNTKFTLKKAEEVEQLRTVDDSSMDIDQESQGQPNRSQFLKRAIIAARAKGK; encoded by the exons ATGACGATTGAGACTATTTATATTGCAAGACACGGTTATAGATCCAATTGgttaccaccaccacatcCACCAAATCCAACTGGCATTGATAGTGACCCGGCTTTAGCACCACATGGTGTTGAACAAGCCAAACAGTTAGCTGCGTATCTTACATCATTACCCACACAAGAAAAGCCCGAATTTATTATTGCCTCACCTTTTTATCGTTGTATAGAAACATCAAGACCTATTGCAGAAATGTTGGACTTGAAAATTGCCTTAGAGAGAGGAGTTGGTGAATGGTTTCGCAAGAATAGAGATACCAAACCAATTCCTGGTGATTACGCTCAGTTGAGAACATTTTTCgacaaattattaattgatgaagatactTGGCCTAGAGATAATTTAAATGTTATACCTAATGTTGAAGGAGAAGATTATGATGAGATCTATGATCGTGCTAAATTGTTTTGGAAAAAGTTTATCCCtgaatttgaaagaaaattccctgaaataaaaaatgtaTTGGTTGTTACACATGCAGCAACTAAAATTGCTTTAGGATCAGCTTTATTACAGTTAAAATCAGTTACTGATGTTATAGATGATAATCAAACTGTGTTACGTGCTGGTGCATGTTCATTATCTAAATTCGTTAGAGATGgagaaaataaaaccaatCATTCTATTCAATGGAAAATTGTCATGAATGGTAATTGTGAATTCTTGACAAAGGGAGAAGAAATGAATTGGGATTTCCGTCGTGGTGTTGAAGCCGGGTCAGCTGAAGATATAGCACAAAGAAAGGCTGCAGAAGAAgcattaaagaaaaatgaacAAACCAAATCGGATGGTCCGATCACTGAATCTGCTACTGGAGCAGCAGAAGTAGATGGgaatgaagatgaatttgaa ACATTTTATGTAACTATTGATATACCTTCCATTTCGAATAAAATCGACAATGAAGAGGAAGTACCATCAAGGACAGGTCAAGCTCCTAAGttcaaaaacaacattatCAAACCATCAGCACAACTCCAATTCACTGATTTAAAAGACGATCACCcgttaataaaaatttcaaataatactACATCTGCTCAAAGCTCGTCATCGAAAAAtggatttaataatattagtCATTCTTCAGGAGTGATTGATCCATCAGCACTTATAGATGggaaaatatttcaaactGATTGGAATCAATTACAAGGTACAGAACtaatatttgatgaaaatggaCAATTTATTGGCAAGGTTAAAGAACATTTAACTTGCAACAATAACACCAAATTCACACTAAAGAAAGCAGAAGAAGTGGAACAACTTCGTACAGTTGATGATTCTAGCATGGATATAGATCAAGAATCACAAGGACAACCAAATAGAAGTCAGTTTTTAAAAAGAGCAATTATAGCTGCAAGAGCCAAGGGCAAATAA
- a CDS encoding cytochrome oxidase biogenesis protein, putative (Similar to S. cerevisiae OXA1), which yields MLRLGLTRSFRATSTSLRNARFPLPSNIATRSPLLYSSIRFNSSSTTTTGVTEIQDKLTSFDDTTTSAVLENVTNLHSDQLGYLQSIGLAQGWGPTSLIERLLEVTHVYTGLPWWGTIVVATIAVRLILFPLYVRASSNATKMSKIKPQIDELLQQIKTGDTVEQMRAMEKRRLIMKENGVSTLATLFPAVQLPLAYGFFQALRKMANHNVEGFSDQGYAWFQNLIEVDPYLGLQVISAAAIIAVVRVGGETGQHAMAAGMKKVMTVVPIASIFITKGFASAIILYFAVNSIFSLIQSSLFKSSWFRKIAGMPPKLSLAEMQANNPKANQSIKDMVSKFVDDSKEKSIKQARETNKKLEATQRRKNSVNQGFIKRH from the coding sequence ATGCTTAGATTAGGGTTGACCCGCTCGTTTCGAGCAACTTCAACATCATTGAGAAACGCTAGGTTTCCACTTCCCTCTAATATAGCTACACGTTCACCTTTATTATACTCATCAATAAGATTTAACTCGTCctccacaacaacaaccggTGTAACTGAAATTCAAGATAAATTGACTTCATTTGATGATACCACCACTTCTGCAGTACTTGAAAACGTTACAAATTTACATTCTGATCAATTGGGTTATTTACAATCAATTGGTTTAGCTCAAGGTTGGGGACCAACAAGTTTGATTGAAAGATTATTAGAAGTTACTCATGTTTATACTGGGTTGCCATGGTGGGGcactattgttgttgccaCCATTGCCGTTAGACTTATTTTGTTTCCATTATATGTCAGAGCATCATCTAATGCAACTAAAATGTCCAAAATAAAACCACAAATTGACGAGTTGTTGcaacaaattaaaactGGTGATACTGTTGAACAAATGAGAGCAATGGAAAAAAGAAGACTTATTATGAAAGAAAATGGTGTTTCTACATTGGCCACTTTATTCCCCGCAGTTCAATTACCATTGGCATATGGATTTTTCCAAGCTTTGAGAAAGATGGCTAATCATAACGTTGAAGGGTTTTCCGATCAAGGGTATGCCTGGtttcaaaatttaattgaagttGATCCATATTTAGGATTACAAGTCATTTCTGCTGCTGCCATTATTGCTGTTGTCAGAGTGGGTGGTGAAACCGGTCAACATGCTATGGCAGCAGGAATGAAAAAAGTGATGACTGTTGTTCCAATTGCATCTATTTTCATTACTAAAGGGTTTGCTTCGGCtattattttgtattttgcggttaattcaattttctcCCTTATCCAAAGTTCCTTGTTCAAAAGTAGTTGGTTTAGAAAGATTGCTGGTATGCCTCCTAAATTGAGTCTTGCAGAAATGCAGGCCAATAATCCTAAAGCAAACCAATCTATCAAAGATATGGTGAGCAAGTTTGTGGATGATAGTAAAGAGAAATCCATTAAACAGGCAAGAGAAACTAATAAGAAATTGGAAGCTActcaaagaagaaaaaatagcGTGAATCAAGGGTTCATAAAAAGACATTAA
- a CDS encoding ribonuclease large subunit, putative (Similar to S. cerevisiae RNH35): protein MASAIALDSSDAVLLDSSLKRKIDEVTEDTQTTDPKDKTERDTNKRSKLAISSDWLPPSVSSIEDPFKFASSTYHSEIPQNVLQNETEPIVLGVDEAGRGPVLGAMVYGIAYSLESFSSKLQKEYGFADSKVLTDVKREELFKQIEDPEHELHKHIGWATTTMTARDISSGMLQSVNGKGAYNLNEQAHDTTIDLIKQVLAKGVKISKIFVDTVGPPVTYQAKLKRFFPEIDVTVTKKADSIYPIVSTASVVAKVTRDTNIKFYNENLPLLQGQKLGSGYPSDPNTNKWLNSNVDPVFGWCYGFIRFSWQTAKDSLVKNNAAEVVYEDQGRVEKGYQDVFAMIDKKKDNSKLKKDYYCSSSNVNLL, encoded by the coding sequence ATGGCGTCTGCAATAGCATTGGATTCTCTGGATGCTGTATTACTTGATTCTTCTCTCAAGAGAAAGATCGATGAAGTTACTGAAGATACTCAAACAACAGATCCAAAAGATAAGACAGAAAGGGATACAAATAAAAGATCCAAACTTGCAATTTCATCTGATTGGCTACCACCATCGGTGAGTAGTATTGAAGATCCATTCAAATTTGCAAGCTCTACTTATCATTCAGAAATTCCTCAGAATGTTCTTCAAAACGAAACTGAACCAATTGTACTTGGTGTTGATGAGGCTGGGAGGGGGCCAGTATTGGGCGCCATGGTCTATGGAATTGCATATTCACTAGAATCATTTCTGTCCAAACTACAAAAAGAGTATGGGTTTGCTGATTCCAAAGTATTGACCGACGTGAAAAGAGAAGAGTTATTCAAGCAAATAGAGGATCCAGAACACGAATTGCATAAACACATTGGATGGGCCACCACTACTATGACCGCTAGAGACATTTCCAGCGGAATGTTACAGTCAGTAAATGGTAAAGGGGCTTACAATTTAAATGAACAAGCACATGATACCAccattgatttgattaaacAAGTTTTAGCTAAAGGGGTAAAGATATCGAAGATATTTGTCGATACTGTAGGTCCACCAGTAACCTACCAAGCGAAACTAAAACGATTTTTCCCAGAAATTGATGTCACAGTAACGAAAAAAGCCGATAGTATCTATCCTATAGTGAGTACTGCTTCTGTTGTTGCTAAAGTTACGAGAgatacaaatataaaattctATAATGAAAACTTGCCACTTTTACAGGGCCAAAAATTGGGGTCAGGTTACCCCAGTGACCCAAACACCAACAAATGGCTTAATTCCAATGTCGACCCAGTGTTTGGTTGGTGTTATGGCTTTATTAGATTTTCATGGCAAACAGCAAAGGATAGTTTAGTCAAAAACAATGCAGCTGAAGTTGTTTATGAAGATCAAGGTAGGGTTGAAAAAGGGTATCAAGATGTTTTCGCTATGATagataaaaagaaagataatAGTAAGCTTAAAAAAGACTATTattgtagtagtagtaatgtAAACTTGTTATAG